A section of the Deinococcus sp. KNUC1210 genome encodes:
- a CDS encoding ParB/RepB/Spo0J family partition protein, with amino-acid sequence MTSKRPERKRNLAGLLEGSSDLTLPGQVVPRSVRLDALKPGSQQPRRTFGDSGLQELALSIQEHGVLQPLLVRPVDGGYEIVAGERRWRAAGLAGLLEVPVVIRELTDLQARAAALIENLQREDLNIIDEVDGKLDLVALALALPREQAKVRLTRLTKEEPGPEAQALEALFAPLGETWVTFAKNKLRILNWPPLLLDALRAGLPYTLAGVIVGTPEVHHAQLITLAQQGLSRSALRAEAERLNQSNKEGETSTAQAALVARRLSSRRFMARLQPDEKKAIERWLARMPDVLRTSSMQDD; translated from the coding sequence ATGACCTCCAAGCGGCCTGAGCGCAAACGGAACCTTGCGGGTCTGCTGGAAGGAAGCTCTGATCTGACCTTGCCCGGTCAGGTGGTTCCCCGAAGTGTCCGGCTGGACGCCTTAAAACCTGGAAGCCAGCAACCTCGACGAACGTTCGGCGATTCTGGGCTTCAGGAGCTGGCGCTGAGCATTCAGGAGCACGGTGTCCTCCAGCCGCTGCTGGTACGACCCGTGGACGGAGGATACGAAATCGTGGCAGGCGAGCGGCGCTGGCGAGCGGCAGGCCTGGCGGGACTTCTGGAAGTTCCGGTGGTCATCCGCGAACTGACAGATCTTCAGGCACGTGCAGCGGCACTCATCGAGAATCTCCAGCGTGAAGATCTGAACATCATTGACGAGGTAGACGGCAAGCTCGATTTGGTCGCTCTGGCGTTAGCGCTTCCGAGGGAGCAGGCGAAGGTGCGCCTCACGCGCCTGACGAAGGAAGAACCTGGGCCCGAGGCACAGGCTCTGGAGGCCCTCTTTGCGCCTCTGGGAGAAACGTGGGTGACCTTTGCCAAGAACAAGCTCCGCATCCTCAACTGGCCTCCGCTGCTGCTTGACGCCCTGCGGGCAGGCCTGCCCTATACCCTGGCAGGCGTCATTGTCGGGACGCCGGAAGTTCATCATGCGCAACTGATTACCCTGGCCCAACAGGGCCTGAGCCGCAGCGCGTTGCGGGCCGAAGCGGAGCGGCTGAACCAGTCCAACAAGGAAGGGGAGACCTCGACTGCGCAGGCAGCCCTGGTCGCTCGTCGCCTGTCCAGCCGCCGCTTCATGGCCCGTCTTCAACCTGATGAGAAAAAGGCCATCGAACGCTGGCTTGCGCGCATGCCAGACGTCCTGCGTACCTCGTCGATGCAAGACGACTGA
- a CDS encoding DUF6884 domain-containing protein — MLVGCVKSKRDHPAQAQDLYTSTLFGSSRRFAEHFGDRWFILSARHGLLEPTAVVTPYDETLNEKRTPDRKAWTADVLRTLTPLLDPDDFLVITAGQAYRRYLTPALLAAGHQVEEPLKHTPGLSAQANAIDRAVRLGTW, encoded by the coding sequence GTGCTTGTCGGCTGCGTCAAGTCCAAACGGGATCATCCGGCGCAGGCGCAGGATCTCTACACCTCGACCCTCTTCGGAAGCAGCCGACGCTTCGCCGAGCACTTTGGGGACCGCTGGTTTATTCTTTCGGCCCGCCATGGGCTGCTCGAGCCAACAGCGGTGGTGACTCCATACGACGAAACGCTTAACGAGAAAAGAACGCCTGACCGCAAAGCCTGGACGGCAGACGTCCTGCGGACGCTGACGCCGCTGCTGGACCCAGACGACTTCCTTGTCATTACTGCTGGACAAGCGTACCGCCGGTACCTGACCCCCGCCCTCCTGGCGGCCGGCCACCAGGTAGAGGAGCCACTCAAGCACACACCTGGGCTGTCTGCTCAGGCAAATGCCATCGACCGGGCCGTTCGCCTAGGAACCTGGTGA
- a CDS encoding YciI family protein has protein sequence MSHHVVLHYTPGPNWVPNRPVFEQPLQQHLAYMRRLHQQGIVLAGGPYTDHSGGLVILRPMALEEAERILCEDPAIVAGTMTASASPWHRLFDDPSSSIRHAST, from the coding sequence ATGTCGCATCATGTCGTGCTTCACTACACCCCTGGCCCCAACTGGGTGCCGAACCGCCCCGTCTTCGAACAACCCCTGCAACAACATCTCGCGTACATGAGGCGGCTCCACCAGCAGGGGATCGTCCTTGCTGGTGGGCCCTACACCGATCACTCGGGCGGCCTGGTGATCTTACGGCCAATGGCGCTCGAGGAAGCTGAGCGGATTCTCTGCGAGGATCCTGCGATTGTTGCTGGAACCATGACCGCCTCAGCGAGCCCCTGGCACAGGCTGTTCGATGACCCGTCCTCTTCGATTCGTCACGCTTCGACTTAA
- a CDS encoding DUF4253 domain-containing protein, producing the protein MRSLRGPVYDTCTVRMVCGPSSLAHEPFSPGLRARPATLSADLDAPALISRWLAGEQEDPEIVLEIGPMVLTLPEAQRHAAEVKRPAAVVTTLQEGIVSIQDYRTRQPYLKVFLALVPCPTTWDAPVRLGFGGFNGCPLPAEHAAVLRDWHRRYGLQVVSVTEDRLEFTVDRPPEDAAEALVLACEQFAYCPDLVHQGTGTTVELAGEVLNAPVWSFWWD; encoded by the coding sequence ATGCGCTCTCTGCGTGGACCCGTCTACGACACCTGCACAGTGAGGATGGTCTGTGGCCCGTCATCACTGGCGCACGAACCGTTCTCCCCTGGCCTTCGCGCCAGACCCGCGACACTCAGCGCTGACCTCGATGCGCCTGCCCTGATTTCCCGGTGGCTGGCGGGGGAACAGGAGGATCCGGAAATCGTTCTGGAAATCGGACCGATGGTCCTGACCTTGCCTGAAGCGCAGCGGCACGCGGCAGAGGTCAAGCGGCCAGCGGCGGTGGTCACCACACTCCAGGAGGGGATCGTCAGCATTCAGGATTACAGGACCCGGCAGCCGTACCTGAAGGTGTTTCTCGCGCTGGTTCCCTGCCCGACCACCTGGGACGCTCCGGTTCGGCTGGGATTCGGGGGATTCAACGGCTGCCCGCTCCCCGCCGAGCATGCCGCTGTGCTCCGTGACTGGCACCGCCGGTACGGTCTGCAGGTGGTGAGCGTCACAGAGGACCGACTGGAATTCACCGTGGACCGTCCGCCGGAGGACGCCGCAGAAGCCCTGGTGCTGGCCTGTGAGCAGTTTGCATACTGCCCGGATTTGGTGCATCAGGGGACCGGAACGACGGTGGAGTTGGCAGGAGAGGTCCTGAACGCGCCAGTCTGGTCCTTCTGGTGGGATTAA
- a CDS encoding IPT/TIG domain-containing protein translates to MRRALFALPLTALLAACGSATTSVTSDPTPVTSQPTPAQATTGRLYEVKFQNIGTSMATSSVSPIPAGVTPQSLQDIDDSKLVFRPLTVDTFVVAGTRYIRAIYAVTNNTGADIQHLTFVPIDTDPDPAATTPATMDPTVGSTYFKSLKRFDGSDTSSRATDLTPVTGRTYSAASQRDITDPEATLYTALNTSTLRPEAPTGLIVAGRATSGWRNGTTLPDGASTAITFAVAVANSNAQTDPFTFSLMVAEGDDVTPPTVTGISPNQGSTLGGTAVTVMGSNFSSRTTVKFGGVAATSVVINSPISLTAVIPAAASAGPVDVVASTGGDSSPISAADQFTYVSTPTVASVTPNGGLITGGTVVSVTGTGFSPGMTVKFGGVTASNVNVISSASLTATSPAMSTTGTVDVVVSNVNGSSATSAADQFGYLSISEFNVPTADSQPLGITSGADGNLWFTEFGATQVGRITSAGVIQEFPTSGSSAYGIGITRGPGTDPNVWMAGYTAVGRVAQSGTVTDIATPGSPNGPNYIAAGPDGNLWFTDYRANRISRLTPQGTVTRFTVPNGSNDLQEVTGGSDGNLWFTEKTSNNIARITPAGVITEFAIPTVGSQPQGITKGPDGNLWFTESAGNKIGRITRAGVITEFSIPTGNSNPQGITSGADGNVWFVEQGGNKIARITPSGSIVEFSVPTASSGLAGITSGPDGNLWFTELTGNKIGVLKR, encoded by the coding sequence ATGCGCCGCGCCCTGTTCGCCTTGCCCCTCACCGCGCTGCTCGCGGCCTGTGGCAGTGCGACGACCTCCGTGACCAGTGACCCGACACCCGTCACCAGTCAGCCCACACCAGCGCAGGCGACGACTGGCCGGCTGTACGAAGTCAAGTTCCAGAACATCGGCACCTCCATGGCGACCTCCAGCGTGTCGCCCATTCCAGCGGGTGTGACACCTCAGTCACTCCAAGACATCGACGACAGCAAACTTGTCTTCAGGCCGCTTACCGTCGATACCTTTGTCGTCGCTGGCACGCGGTATATCCGGGCGATCTACGCTGTCACGAACAATACCGGGGCAGACATTCAGCACCTCACCTTCGTCCCGATCGATACCGATCCAGATCCAGCCGCCACCACGCCTGCGACGATGGACCCAACCGTGGGCAGTACGTACTTCAAGAGCCTCAAGCGCTTCGATGGCAGCGACACGTCCAGTCGGGCCACCGATCTGACACCCGTCACGGGCCGGACGTACAGTGCCGCCTCGCAGCGGGACATCACCGACCCGGAGGCCACGCTCTACACCGCTCTGAACACCAGCACGCTGCGTCCGGAGGCACCCACCGGGTTGATTGTTGCTGGCCGCGCGACCAGTGGGTGGCGCAACGGGACGACACTGCCCGATGGTGCGAGCACGGCCATCACATTTGCCGTCGCGGTGGCCAACAGTAACGCGCAGACCGACCCCTTCACCTTCAGCCTGATGGTGGCTGAGGGCGACGATGTCACGCCGCCGACCGTGACAGGGATCAGTCCGAACCAGGGCTCGACGCTGGGCGGCACGGCCGTCACCGTGATGGGCAGCAACTTTTCCAGCCGTACGACCGTCAAGTTTGGTGGAGTGGCTGCGACGAGTGTGGTCATCAACAGCCCGATCAGTCTCACGGCCGTGATCCCTGCCGCTGCGAGTGCCGGGCCAGTGGACGTGGTAGCGTCGACGGGTGGTGATAGCAGTCCGATCAGTGCAGCAGATCAATTCACGTATGTCTCGACCCCCACTGTGGCAAGCGTCACTCCAAACGGGGGCCTGATCACCGGAGGGACCGTGGTGAGTGTCACGGGCACTGGCTTCAGTCCCGGGATGACCGTGAAGTTTGGCGGGGTGACGGCGAGTAACGTGAACGTCATCAGTTCAGCGAGTCTGACAGCGACCAGTCCGGCAATGAGCACGACGGGGACTGTGGATGTCGTGGTGTCGAATGTGAATGGGAGCAGCGCGACGAGTGCAGCCGATCAGTTCGGATACCTGAGCATCAGTGAGTTCAACGTGCCGACGGCAGATAGTCAGCCATTGGGCATCACCAGTGGCGCGGATGGAAACCTCTGGTTTACGGAATTCGGTGCGACACAGGTCGGCCGCATCACATCAGCGGGTGTCATTCAGGAATTCCCCACGTCTGGAAGCAGTGCGTACGGCATTGGCATCACGCGGGGTCCTGGGACAGATCCGAACGTCTGGATGGCTGGGTATACTGCGGTCGGACGTGTGGCACAGAGTGGTACTGTGACCGACATTGCAACACCGGGTAGTCCAAACGGGCCGAACTACATCGCTGCTGGGCCAGATGGCAATCTGTGGTTTACCGATTACAGAGCGAACAGAATCAGTCGCCTCACCCCCCAGGGCACCGTGACGCGGTTCACCGTCCCGAATGGGAGCAATGATCTGCAGGAAGTCACAGGTGGCTCGGACGGAAACTTGTGGTTTACGGAAAAAACGAGCAACAACATCGCCCGCATTACGCCGGCTGGGGTCATCACGGAATTTGCCATTCCAACGGTAGGCAGTCAGCCGCAGGGGATCACGAAGGGCCCAGACGGGAATCTGTGGTTCACGGAAAGCGCTGGAAATAAGATCGGGCGCATCACACGGGCAGGTGTGATCACGGAATTTAGCATTCCCACAGGGAATAGCAATCCGCAGGGGATCACGAGCGGGGCGGATGGGAATGTGTGGTTCGTGGAACAGGGTGGGAATAAGATCGCCCGTATCACGCCGAGTGGGAGCATCGTGGAGTTCAGCGTGCCGACCGCGTCGAGTGGGTTGGCGGGGATTACCAGTGGGCCGGATGGGAATCTGTGGTTCACGGAGCTGACGGGCAATAAGATCGGGGTACTCAAGCGCTGA
- a CDS encoding TetR/AcrR family transcriptional regulator, with translation MSSPALKSRNAAATRSAILTAATQLFAARGYAATGMQEIATLAGVARATPSYFFGSKELLWQAVMELQGQRVAGIVPAALAGFESPPTQEALRDALLESVLNFHGQHPEALRLIQWAELQGSSLLQQLPAHTGAVQSALTMLQRMRPGLSSRDAAHWALSLLGACYAHLSYGQTFGLPLGLDPEAPTFMEERRAHLRTVLLALLP, from the coding sequence ATGAGCTCACCAGCCCTCAAGTCACGCAACGCAGCGGCCACCCGAAGTGCCATTTTGACGGCTGCGACCCAGTTGTTTGCTGCCCGGGGATATGCAGCTACCGGCATGCAGGAGATTGCCACCCTGGCGGGCGTGGCCCGCGCCACCCCCAGCTACTTCTTTGGTTCCAAAGAACTGCTGTGGCAGGCCGTCATGGAACTCCAGGGCCAACGGGTCGCGGGCATCGTTCCTGCCGCCCTGGCAGGTTTTGAGTCGCCGCCTACCCAGGAAGCTCTGAGGGACGCCCTCCTGGAGAGTGTGCTCAACTTTCACGGGCAGCATCCTGAGGCGTTGCGGCTGATCCAGTGGGCAGAACTGCAGGGCAGTTCGTTGCTCCAGCAGCTGCCTGCTCATACGGGTGCCGTCCAGAGCGCCTTGACGATGCTCCAGCGCATGAGACCTGGCCTCTCCAGCAGGGACGCTGCGCATTGGGCGCTGTCACTGCTGGGTGCCTGCTACGCCCATCTGTCCTACGGTCAGACATTTGGCCTTCCTCTCGGTCTTGATCCGGAGGCACCGACCTTCATGGAAGAGCGCCGAGCCCATCTGCGGACCGTATTGCTCGCCCTCCTCCCTTGA
- a CDS encoding SDR family oxidoreductase produces MKTVLITGGSGLLGQRVIPLLLAQGVCVRALSRRPGLNTPRLTWIQGDLRDPLAVPQALAGADTLLHLATQPLQPGADLALAQPLLQALPASGIQHAVYMSIAHLERMQSMPYYREKLDIERRFEACGVPLTLQRSTQFHEFVVQVLQRLTLGHLTLIPTGVTLQPVEARAVAHHLAQLTVGEPAGRVRDLAGPDSMPLEHLARQWQLQQGRRPTLLRLPLPIPLFRAWQHQAAVGTAAQAVGRAWSSWLADAAPEDTQLQARGA; encoded by the coding sequence GTGAAGACGGTCCTGATCACCGGAGGATCAGGGCTGCTTGGCCAGCGCGTCATTCCGCTGCTGCTGGCCCAGGGGGTCTGCGTTCGTGCCCTCAGCCGCCGACCTGGCCTGAACACCCCTCGCCTCACCTGGATTCAGGGAGACCTGCGCGACCCCTTGGCGGTTCCTCAGGCGCTGGCTGGAGCGGATACCCTGCTTCACCTGGCTACCCAGCCCCTTCAGCCCGGCGCGGATCTGGCGCTGGCTCAACCACTGTTGCAGGCGCTCCCCGCCAGTGGAATCCAGCATGCCGTTTACATGAGCATCGCTCATCTTGAACGAATGCAGAGCATGCCCTACTACCGGGAGAAGCTGGACATTGAGCGGCGCTTCGAAGCCTGCGGTGTGCCGCTGACGCTGCAGCGGTCGACTCAATTCCACGAGTTCGTGGTGCAGGTTCTCCAGCGCTTGACGCTGGGCCACCTGACGCTGATCCCGACCGGAGTAACCCTGCAACCTGTGGAGGCGCGGGCGGTGGCCCACCACCTGGCGCAGCTGACGGTCGGTGAACCGGCGGGCCGAGTCCGGGATCTTGCCGGCCCGGACAGCATGCCCCTGGAGCACCTGGCCAGACAGTGGCAGCTTCAGCAGGGTCGCCGTCCCACGCTGTTGCGCCTCCCGCTTCCCATTCCCCTGTTTCGGGCCTGGCAGCATCAGGCAGCTGTCGGCACCGCCGCACAAGCTGTGGGACGGGCCTGGTCATCCTGGCTTGCCGATGCCGCTCCAGAAGATACGCAGCTGCAGGCGAGAGGAGCATGA
- a CDS encoding PAS domain S-box protein, with translation MMHIIKKSNRLHLEKGTFMTIQSPVFDALPLTHVLDACVIGISIVDAQQNDHPLIYVNPAFEQMTGYTSAEVLGRNSRFLQGDDRDQSARALLRRSIDAGEPIAVILRNYRKDGTQFLIELNLAYLRDEKGIITHIMGYQQDVTEREAIRQAAAVATQRLTDTLDRLPTPFISYDHNWTVTYTNAAASAALGHPASEIIGQPLSVLSPDAHRLPILQAAAQALETGITQRVTTYSEALGQHLDAITYATDDGVAVLLRDITAERQLQLDLQASQERFSKVFEASPLAIAITRLRDGQFVDVNPFFLHLSGYTREELIGHTSEDLHLWPELSQRISAIETLRVRGQLLDQEATFQIKSGEIRQGMLSMVPITLEGDACIVSLIRDVSNEQRAQRTAFETATELQRTLDQSPDMIVSIDPQGRFVRVSAACKRLLGYRPEEMAGQPFTNFVHPDDLEGSLQAVAHPETLQGDTTFQNRYLHQDGSVVWMEWSSVQVLNGLLYAVARDVTARRAATEDQAFLASIVQASTDAIIGVSLDGTIRSWNPGAEQMFGSKAVEMIGQPLTGLIPPELLDEEQQIRARVARGERPGMIETIRMTRAGTRLPVQLNPAPIVDSQGMVVGISGIIQDISARQEAEQQILQLNVRLQQQLEHLTGLRAIDQAITSSLDLTLTLGMVLDQVKTELNADAVTMLLMNAYDLTLSCAASRGFTTSLPERHTVRLEDELAGRVALTRQPVILDDVQSAVMSSKWRNQLIQEGFSSYVAVPVTANGRMLGVIEVLRQQPFHLALDGLETLQTLASQAAIAIANAQLLLDLERGNFELGLAYQETIEGWARALDLRDHETEGHSRRVTEMTVNLCRILNVPPNDLVHVRRGALLHDIGKMGIADAILLKPGALTPEEWGEMRKHPGYAVELLSPIRFLRPALDIPQYHHEKWDGSGYPQGLKGSAIPLTARAFAVVDVYDALTNDRSYRKAWSHERAMAHLQAQAGTHFDPAVVQAFLTLFR, from the coding sequence ATGATGCACATTATAAAGAAAAGCAATCGATTACATTTAGAAAAAGGGACGTTTATGACAATTCAAAGTCCTGTCTTCGATGCTCTCCCACTCACTCACGTCCTTGACGCTTGCGTCATTGGTATCTCTATCGTTGACGCGCAGCAGAACGACCACCCGCTGATTTACGTTAATCCGGCGTTCGAACAGATGACTGGGTACACGTCTGCTGAAGTGCTCGGCCGCAATAGCCGCTTCCTGCAGGGCGACGACCGGGACCAGAGCGCCCGCGCCCTGCTGCGGCGCAGCATCGATGCAGGAGAGCCGATAGCAGTCATCCTGCGCAACTACCGCAAAGATGGAACGCAGTTCCTGATCGAGCTCAACCTCGCCTACCTGCGCGACGAGAAGGGCATCATCACGCATATCATGGGGTATCAGCAGGATGTGACCGAGCGGGAGGCCATCCGGCAGGCGGCAGCTGTAGCGACGCAGCGACTCACTGACACGCTTGATCGCCTGCCTACCCCCTTTATTTCCTATGACCACAACTGGACAGTGACGTATACCAACGCCGCCGCTAGCGCCGCCCTCGGTCATCCTGCCAGCGAGATCATCGGTCAACCATTATCGGTCCTCTCTCCAGACGCGCACCGTCTCCCCATCCTGCAGGCAGCCGCGCAGGCCCTGGAGACTGGCATCACCCAACGTGTCACCACGTATTCCGAGGCGCTCGGCCAGCACCTGGACGCCATTACGTACGCTACTGACGACGGCGTCGCTGTTCTCCTGCGTGACATCACAGCCGAGCGCCAACTGCAGTTAGACCTTCAGGCGAGCCAGGAGCGCTTTTCTAAAGTCTTCGAGGCCAGTCCTCTCGCGATCGCCATCACGCGGCTCCGGGACGGTCAATTCGTGGATGTCAACCCTTTTTTCCTGCACTTGAGCGGCTACACCCGAGAGGAATTGATCGGCCACACCTCAGAAGACCTGCACCTGTGGCCGGAACTCAGCCAGCGCATTAGTGCCATCGAGACCTTGCGGGTGCGTGGCCAGCTCCTCGACCAGGAAGCGACCTTTCAAATCAAATCCGGTGAGATTCGCCAGGGCATGCTCTCGATGGTGCCGATCACCCTGGAAGGCGATGCCTGCATCGTCAGCCTGATCCGTGACGTGAGTAACGAGCAACGTGCTCAGCGCACAGCCTTTGAGACGGCCACCGAATTGCAACGTACGCTCGATCAGTCGCCGGACATGATCGTCTCTATCGACCCGCAGGGCCGATTTGTGCGTGTCAGTGCAGCCTGCAAGCGCTTGTTGGGGTACCGGCCTGAGGAGATGGCTGGCCAGCCATTCACCAACTTCGTTCATCCAGACGACCTAGAGGGGTCCTTACAAGCAGTTGCCCATCCAGAGACACTTCAAGGCGACACAACGTTCCAGAACCGCTATCTTCATCAGGACGGCTCGGTTGTGTGGATGGAATGGAGTTCCGTGCAGGTGCTGAATGGCCTGCTCTATGCGGTTGCACGTGACGTTACGGCCAGACGTGCCGCAACGGAGGATCAGGCGTTTCTGGCGTCGATTGTTCAGGCCAGCACCGACGCCATCATCGGCGTGTCGTTGGACGGCACCATCCGCAGCTGGAACCCAGGAGCTGAACAGATGTTCGGTTCCAAAGCGGTCGAAATGATCGGCCAACCACTGACCGGGCTCATACCCCCGGAATTGTTGGATGAGGAACAGCAGATTAGGGCGCGGGTTGCACGGGGGGAGCGTCCAGGAATGATCGAGACCATCCGGATGACACGGGCTGGTACGCGACTTCCTGTTCAATTAAATCCTGCTCCGATTGTCGACAGCCAGGGCATGGTGGTAGGTATTTCTGGGATCATTCAGGACATCTCGGCACGGCAGGAAGCGGAGCAACAGATTCTGCAGCTCAATGTCCGGTTGCAGCAGCAACTTGAACATCTCACCGGGCTCCGTGCTATCGATCAGGCCATTACGTCCAGCCTCGACCTGACGCTCACCCTCGGGATGGTGCTCGATCAAGTGAAGACGGAGCTGAACGCGGATGCGGTGACCATGCTGCTGATGAATGCGTATGACCTGACGCTCTCCTGCGCTGCCTCCCGCGGCTTCACGACGTCACTGCCCGAGCGACACACTGTGCGTCTAGAAGACGAGCTCGCTGGTCGCGTGGCCCTCACCCGTCAGCCGGTCATTCTGGACGACGTGCAGAGCGCGGTCATGTCCTCGAAGTGGCGGAATCAGCTCATACAGGAAGGGTTCAGCAGTTATGTGGCGGTGCCTGTCACAGCGAATGGCCGGATGCTGGGCGTCATCGAGGTGCTCCGTCAGCAACCGTTTCATCTGGCGTTGGATGGACTAGAGACCTTGCAGACCCTAGCGAGTCAGGCTGCGATCGCCATTGCCAACGCGCAACTGCTTCTTGATCTGGAGCGCGGCAATTTCGAACTGGGCCTGGCGTATCAGGAGACGATTGAAGGCTGGGCGCGAGCACTTGATTTACGCGACCATGAAACCGAAGGCCATTCCCGCCGCGTGACGGAGATGACCGTCAACCTGTGCCGGATCCTCAACGTCCCTCCCAACGATCTGGTACACGTACGGCGCGGAGCACTGCTGCACGACATCGGCAAGATGGGCATCGCCGACGCGATTCTCCTCAAACCAGGTGCCCTGACCCCAGAAGAATGGGGAGAGATGCGCAAACATCCAGGGTATGCGGTAGAACTCCTGTCCCCAATCCGCTTCTTGCGGCCGGCGCTGGATATTCCGCAGTACCACCACGAGAAGTGGGACGGCAGCGGCTATCCGCAGGGCCTGAAGGGCTCCGCGATTCCCCTGACAGCGCGGGCATTCGCGGTTGTAGACGTCTACGACGCGCTCACGAACGACCGGTCCTACCGGAAGGCATGGAGTCATGAGCGGGCGATGGCTCATCTGCAGGCACAGGCAGGCACACACTTCGATCCAGCAGTGGTGCAGGCCTTCCTGACACTCTTTCGGTGA
- a CDS encoding ParA family protein, with protein sequence MVLDVITLTVFNHAGGAGKTSLTLNVGHELARHGQRVLLIDLDPQANLTGWLGVTGVNRSQTVYAAAVDGLPLPQPVEVYGLHLIPAHVGLALAEGQMMGRVGAQSRLRRALSAVSDRYDVVLIDSPPSLGQLAILGALAADQMVVPVPTRQKGLDALPGLQEAFSEYREARPDLTVALYVPTFYDARRLHDREALADLRAHLSPLATPVPQREAVWLDSTAQGAPVGVYAPDSPVHRDVMTLTADIAKAVGLKIGMGA encoded by the coding sequence ATGGTGTTGGACGTGATAACTCTCACTGTTTTCAACCATGCGGGAGGGGCAGGCAAGACAAGTTTGACACTCAATGTTGGGCATGAGCTCGCCCGACATGGCCAGCGCGTGCTCCTCATTGACCTTGATCCTCAGGCCAACCTCACCGGTTGGTTAGGCGTGACGGGTGTGAACCGATCTCAGACTGTCTATGCTGCAGCTGTTGACGGATTGCCACTTCCTCAACCTGTCGAAGTGTACGGGCTGCACCTCATTCCTGCTCATGTGGGATTGGCACTGGCAGAAGGCCAGATGATGGGGCGAGTGGGCGCACAGAGCCGTCTTCGCCGTGCGCTGAGTGCTGTTTCTGACCGGTACGATGTGGTGCTGATCGATAGTCCTCCCAGTCTTGGACAGCTGGCTATTCTCGGGGCGCTCGCTGCTGACCAGATGGTGGTTCCTGTGCCGACCCGGCAAAAGGGGTTGGATGCCCTTCCCGGATTGCAGGAAGCGTTCAGCGAATACCGGGAAGCTCGTCCGGATCTGACAGTCGCGTTGTATGTGCCGACGTTCTATGACGCTCGTCGCCTGCATGATCGGGAAGCCCTGGCGGATCTGCGGGCCCATCTCTCCCCTCTCGCGACGCCGGTGCCTCAGCGGGAAGCAGTGTGGCTGGATTCGACCGCGCAGGGTGCGCCGGTCGGTGTATATGCTCCTGACAGTCCGGTCCACCGGGATGTGATGACGTTGACTGCGGACATCGCAAAGGCTGTAGGTCTGAAGATCGGGATGGGAGCATGA